A stretch of Saccharomyces cerevisiae S288C chromosome IV, complete sequence DNA encodes these proteins:
- the TAF12 gene encoding Taf12p (Subunit (61/68 kDa) of TFIID and SAGA complexes; involved in RNA polymerase II transcription initiation and in chromatin modification, similar to histone H2A; overexpression of the human ortholog, TAF12, an oncogene involved in the formation of choroid plexus carcinomas, results in dosage chromosomal instability (dCIN) in a human cell line similar to the dCIN observed in yeast overexpressors), whose product MSSNPENSGVNANNNTGTGNADAITGAQQNMVLQPRQLQEMAAKFRTLLTEARNVGETTPRGKELMFQAAKIKQVYDALTLNRRRQQAAQAYNNTSNSNSSNPASIPTENVPNSSQQQQQQQQQTRNNSNKFSNMIKQVLTPEENQEYEKLWQNFQVRHTSIKEKETYLKQNIDRLEQEINKQTDEGPKQQLQEKKIELLNDWKVLKIEYTKLFNNYQNSKKTFYVECARHNPALHKFLQESTQQQRVQQQRVQQQQQQQQQQQQQQQQQQQQQQQRQGQNQRKISSSNSTEIPSVTGPDALKSQQQQQNTITATNNPRGNVNTSQTEQSKAKVTNVNATASMLNNISSSKSAIFKQTEPAIPISENISTKTPAPVAYRSNRPTITGGSAMNASALNTPATTKLPPYEMDTQRVMSKRKLRELVKTVGIDEGDGETVIDGDVEELLLDLADDFVTNVTAFSCRLAKHRKSDNLEARDIQLHLERNWNIRIPGYSADEIRSTRKWNPSQNYNQKLQSITSDKVAAAKNNGNNVASLNTKK is encoded by the coding sequence ATGTCTTCCAATCCAGAAAATTCTGGTGTTAATGCGAATAATAATACGGGCACTGGTAACGCTGATGCGATCACAGGAGCTCAGCAAAATATGGTACTGCAACCGAGACAGTTGCAAGAAATGGCCGCTAAGTTCAGGACATTACTGACTGAAGCAAGAAATGTAGGTGAAACTACTCCTAGGGGCAAGGAATTGATGTTCCAAGCCGCAAAGATCAAACAGGTATATGATGCCCTTACACTGAATAGGAGAAGACAACAGGCTGCGCAAGCCTACAATAATacttcaaattcaaattcaagCAATCCAGCTTCTATTCCTACTGAAAATGTCCCTAATTCATcacagcaacaacaacaacaacaacaacagaCAAGAAACAACAGTAACAAATTTAGCAATATGATAAAACAGGTTCTCACCCCGGAAGAGAAccaagaatatgaaaagCTATGGCAGAATTTCCAAGTCCGTCATACGAGTATAAAGGAGAAAGAGACCTACttgaaacaaaatattgataggttagaacaagaaataaataaacaGACGGACGAAGGGCCCAAGCAGCAGctacaagaaaagaaaattgaactGCTTAACGATTGGAAGGTGCTAAAAATTGAGTATACCAAGCTGTTCAATAATTATCAAAACAGTAAAAAAACATTCTATGTAGAGTGTGCAAGACACAATCCGGCTTTACATAAATTCTTGCAAGAAAGCACTCAACAGCAACGAGTGCAGCAACAAAGGgtacaacaacaacaacaacaacagcagcagcagcagcaacagcagcaacagcaacagcaacagcaacagcaacgCCAGGGTCAAAACCAAAGAAAGATTTCTAGTTCTAATTCTACTGAAATACCCTCTGTAACCGGCCCTGATGCACTGAAATcgcagcagcagcagcagaaTACAATAACTGCCACCAATAATCCCAGGGGCAATGTTAACACTTCACAGACTGAACAATCGAAAGCTAAGGTAACCAATGTAAATGCAACGGCATCTATGTTGAATAATATAAGTTCGAGCAAATCGGCAATATTCAAACAAACAGAGCCTGCCATACCCATATCGGAAAATATATCTACCAAAACACCAGCACCGGTAGCTTATAGATCCAACAGACCTACAATAACTGGAGGTTCTGCTATGAATGCCAGTGCTTTGAATACACCAGCAACAACTAAATTACCACCCTATGAAATGGATACTCAGAGAGTTATGTCAAAGCGTAAATTAAGAGAGTTAGTGAAGACTGTCGGAATTGATGAGGGTGACGGTGAAACTGTCATTGACGGTGATGTTGAGGAATTACTATTGGATCTTGCCGACGATTTTGTTACTAATGTTAcagctttttcttgtagATTGGCAAAACACAGAAAATCGGACAATTTGGAGGCAAGAGACATTCAGTTACATTTGGAGAGAAATTGGAATATTAGGATTCCTGGTTATTCCGCAGACGAAATAAGAAGtacaagaaaatggaatcccTCTCAAAATTATAACCAGAAATTGCAGAGTATCACATCAGATAAGGTAGCAGCTGCAAAAAACAATGGAAACAATGTTGCAAGCttgaatacaaaaaaataa
- the SWI5 gene encoding DNA-binding transcription factor SWI5 (Transcription factor that recruits Mediator and Swi/Snf complexes; activates transcription of genes expressed at the M/G1 phase boundary and in G1 phase; required for expression of the HO gene controlling mating type switching; localization to nucleus occurs during G1 and appears to be regulated by phosphorylation by Cdc28p kinase; SWI5 has a paralog, ACE2, that arose from the whole genome duplication), protein MDTSNSWFDASKVQSLNFDLQTNSYYSNARGSDPSSYAIEGEYKTLATDDLGNILNLNYGETNEVIMNEINDLNLPLGPLSDEKSVKVSTFSELIGNDWQSMNFDLENNSREVTLNATSLLNENRLNQDSGMTVYQKTMSDKPHDEKKISMADNLLSTINKSEINKGFDRNLGELLLQQQQELREQLRAQQEANKKLELELKQTQYKQQQLQATLENSDGPQFLSPKRKISPASENVEDVYANSLSPMISPPMSNTSFTGSPSRRNNRQKYCLQRKNSSGTVGPLCFQELNEGFNDSLISPKKIRSNPNENLSSKTKFITPFTPKSRVSSATSNSANITPNNLRLDFKINVEDQESEYSEKPLGLGIELLGKPGPSPTKSVSLKSASVDIMPTIPGSVNNTPSVNKVSLSSSYIDQYTPRGKQLHFSSISENALGINAATPHLKPPSQQARHREGVFNDLDPNVLTKNTDNEGDDNEENEPESRFVISETPSPVLKSQSKYEGRSPQFGTHIKEINTYTTNSPSKITRKLTTLPRGSIDKYVKEMPDKTFECLFPGCTKTFKRRYNIRSHIQTHLEDRPYSCDHPGCDKAFVRNHDLIRHKKSHQEKAYACPCGKKFNREDALVVHRSRMICSGGKKYENVVIKRSPRKRGRPRKDGTSSVSSSPIKENINKDHNGQLMFKLEDQLRRERSYDGNGTGIMVSPMKTNQR, encoded by the coding sequence ATGGATACATCAAACTCTTGGTTTGATGCCTCAAAAGTACAAAGCCTAAATTTTGACCTACAAACCAACTCTTATTACTCAAATGCTAGAGGCAGTGACCCTTCGAGTTATGCAATAGAAGGCGAATATAAAACACTAGCAACAGATGATTTAGGCAATATATTGAACCTAAACTATGGTGAAACCAACGAAGTTATAAtgaatgaaataaatgACTTAAACCTTCCGCTGGGACCACTTTCTGATGAAAAATCTGTCAAGGTTTCTACTTTCTCCGAGTTAATAGGAAATGATTGGCAAAGTATGAACTTTGACttagaaaataattcaAGAGAAGTGACTCTAAATGCAACTAGCTTGTTGAATGAAAATAGATTAAATCAAGACAGTGGTATGACTGtttatcaaaaaacaaTGAGTGATAAGCCCCAcgatgaaaagaagatttcCATGGCGGATAATTTATTGTCGACTATAAACAAAAGTGAAATTAATAAAGGCTTCGATAGAAACCTCGGGGAATTACTGTtacagcaacaacaagaGTTGCGCGAGCAATTGAGAGCACAACAAGAGGCTAATAAGAAGTTAGAGTTAGAACTCAAACAAACACAATACaagcaacaacaactaCAGGCTACCTTAGAGAACTCTGATGGTCCACAGTTTTTATCTCCCAAAAGGAAGATCTCTCCTGCTTCAGAAAATGTGGAGGATGTATACGCAAATAGCCTTTCACCAATGATTTCCCCACCAATGTCTAATACTTCGTTCACTGGGTCACCTTCTAGGAGAAACAATAGACAAAAGTACTGCCTGCAGAGAAAAAACTCTAGTGGTACTGTAGGACCACTATGTTTCCAGGAATTGAACGAAGGTTTCAATGACTCCCTCATTtcaccaaagaaaattcgCTCGAATCCAAATGAAAACCTCAGTTCAAAAACCAAATTTATTACGCCCTTCACTCCAAAGAGTAGAGTTAGTTCAGCTACGTCCAACTCTGCTAACATTACCCCTAATAACTTAAGGTTAGATTTCAAGATTAATGTTGAAGATCAGGAAAGCGAATATTCAGAGAAACCTTTGGGCCTGGGTATTGAACTTCTTGGAAAACCAGGTCCTTCTCCTACAAAATCAGTGTCTTTAAAGAGTGCTTCTGTGGATATTATGCCTACAATTCCTGGGTCTGTAAATAATACTCCATCAGTCAATAAAGTATCCCTTTCCTCCAGTTATATAGACCAATATACACCAAGAGGTAAGCAGTTACACTTTAGCTCTATCAGTGAGAATGCATTGGGTATCAATGCTGCGACACCACATCTAAAGCCGCCGAGCCAGCAAGCACGACATCGGGAAGGCgttttcaatgatttaGACCCTAATGTACTTACGAAAAATACAGACAATGAAGGAGATGATAATGAGGAAAATGAGCCTGAAAGTAGATTTGTTATTTCCGAAACGCCTTCTCCCGTTCTTAAGTCACAAAGTAAGTACGAAGGAAGATCTCCTCAATTCGGCACACACATTAAGGAAATCAACACATATACCACAAATAGTCCCTCAAAAATCACAAGAAAACTCACAACACTGCCCAGAGGTTCAATCGATAAATATGTGAAGGAAATGCCTGATAAAACATTTGAATGTTTATTTCCTGGATGTACAAAAACATTCAAGAGAAGGTATAACATCAGATCTCATATTCAAACACATTTGGAAGATCGGCCATATTCCTGTGATCACCCTGGATGTGATAAGGCATTTGTACGAAATCATGACTTGATAAGACACAAAAAATCGCACCAAGAAAAGGCGTATGCATGTCCCTGTGGtaagaaattcaatagaGAAGACGCTTTGGTTGTGCACAGAAGTAGAATGATTTGCAGCGGTGGTAAAAAGTATGAAAACGTGGTAATTAAAAGGTctccaagaaaaagaggaagacCAAGAAAAGATGGAACTTCAAGTGTTTCTAGTAGTccaatcaaagaaaatattaacAAGGATCATAATGGACAGTTGATGTTCAAGCTTGAAGATCAACTCAGAAGAGAGCGTAGTTATGATGGGAATGGAACGGGGATTATGGTTTCGCCAATGAAAACTAAtcaaaggtaa